AAGTTTCACTACAGTTGCCAAGTCTATGGCTCTCAATTAAATTCTCGACTTTCTTTCTGAAATCCAACACATCTTGTTCAGCATATATGCACCTGAGCTGCAGTTGCTCATACCCACAACCACCCCTTTCTTTAGGAGGGCAAGGAATTTCACCAGTTTCTTTTGCTTTCCAGTCAGGAAGGGTACTTTCCATCCCAGGAACTGATTCACTACATGAACCTGAAAAGCTTTCTTGTTTTGGAGGCACCTGCAGTTCTCCATGCAAGTATCCTTTCCCCGGGTCAGCGTACTCGATAACAACTTCCTTACTACCTCCTTGTAAGCAGCCTTCACGTATTTCTCGACAGCAAGTCAGACAGAGATCATAAGAACACTTTGGACAGCTTCTGTGGAAATCAACTATAGAGGTACCGCAACAATCACTGCATAAGCATGTGTAAGTTCTCAAACCTCCAAAATAGGATCAACTTAGTTACTAAGAAAATGACTAATCAATAAAGAAGTGGCCTACCAATAAAGACGCTCATCCGCGAAACATCTAATCCTCTCTACTCCTATCTCTGACGATAATATTCCTGTATAACCAACATTTATCACATGTAGAAGTACCAAAATACTGACAGAAAGAAGTATACATGCAGTTTTATTAGAAATACATTAGGTAAACCATCTTGACATCTTCATATAATAAGCAGTCTGTTCAATCTTTTCTCACCCACCTCCCTCTCATGTTTGTCCACTTCGGTAGCAAAACACAAGCCCTTTCGCAATAACTTATAACCAAGAGAACCGAAATGGAGAAGAATTcgagaagaagaaaaagcatTAGTGAGATGATGGCTAATAAGCATAGAGCAAACTCCCCACCCACCCCTAAAACCCCCCAACCCCCCAGAAcacaagccaaaaaaaaaggaaaaaggaaaccaataaaaatgcaaaaatacaAAAGCACCTGCAAGCTCAAATCCATCTAAAATATTTAAGTGATACCTCGAATTTTAGCTTCTGTCTCCTTTTCCACCATTTGGTCATGATCAAATTGTTTGAGAATAGGGGCAACCATGCGAACAAGATACTTAAAGTGATGTATCACTTCAGCTTCATTTTGTGGAGTCCCAGAATATACAGTTTGCTGCAATAATGAACACAACCAATAATAAATTACCACCGTCTACCCTGGAAGCAAGAAAGCAACCCAATGCAGCAAAAACTTACATTCTGTATCTCATCTCTTCGTAGACAAGCTTTGCAGTTGCAGTTTCCTCGGCAATATGGGCATGCTTCTGCTATTGCTTCCTCTGAAAGCTGAGGGTACCTGTATTTCAGTCAAATATAGTGGAAAATATTGCAATTAGTACAAGCTAAGCACTCTATTAGCATCTACTCAAGCCAGCACACATAAGAGCTGAAAAGCACCATATAACTGATAAAGAAGGTTGTTGACAAGAAAATACAGTAATGGCACAAGCTTAACACAAACATGTACTACTGCCATGCCGCCACCAGCACACTAAGATCAGCCAGAGCCAGTAGACTAGAACATCCAAAGTAGCTCAAATTAATAAGAGTGCACATCTCTATGATAAGCTATACTAATGAAAAAGACACACCACAGATACACAGAATTGGTGATTGCACTCAATTCCCTATAAAATGCTGATGCACTAGGTAAAAACCTAAAATATAACGCAATCAGATAAAATTTGAGAACCAAAAGACAATATCTACTTGAAAACCATTCATTATTTTGCATGCTAAACAGTGGAACCCAACCTAGAACCTCATATGTTAGCACACCATCAATGACTCATACACTTCCTTATTCAGCCAAGAGACGCTGATCAACAGATAACATAATGCACTTGGCCTGTACTCCAGAAATACAAGGCGCACATACCACAGTATACATGATTCTCGCATAATCAATTAGAACAGCCAAAAGCTTATTTTCCATCTTGCAGTTAACATGGTGCAATAATTAATAAATATGGCAGAACAAGCATGTAATTTTTGGGATCTATTAATATCACTCAAATGTGAAATTGGAATATCTTCCAGATACACTTGCCATCTTTTGATACAGAGACAACAATAGCGCCTATTATAGCCATTCAATTGCCGTTCCTTGCGACACCTCACAACCCTCTTATTGCTGTACATGCATTGGTGGCACATTTGGCAATCATCTTCAGGATCCTGTTCATTCAACTCTTAGTATGACTGTGATTCATCCCAATAGATTACATACTATTCCAACTATATAATCTTAAGAAGCCAGCAGACAACTTACATCAGTACTGAAGTGCTTTCTTCTAAGATCAACCTTGGGCTTATGGCAGTTCTTCTTCTCCCGAGAACTCCTTTCTCTAATTAAGTGTGCTCCATCATCTGATTCTGTACGATCATCGTCTTCTTCCTCAATTCCTCCCaccttttccatttttggacccttcctcctcctcctctcttcAGTTGAATCCGTTTTCAAAGTTTTCTTGACTTTCTTTATTGCCTTAAACACAGATTTAACATTTTCATCGCCAATTTTATCCTTATCGCTGGATCTTTCCTCTTTCTCATCTTTAAACATGTTACTCAACCCCCCTTTCTTCTCCCGTGACTTCTTCTGTCCTCTCTTCAATAAAGTTGCAGGCATGAAATCCTTTTTTgcaaattttattaaacaagCATCATCCATCTCCTCAGAACCATCAACATTATCACCTTCATTGTCACATCCAGCTACTTCCCCTTTCTCAACCTTGTTACTCTTACCCTGTAACCAATTCTCCTTAGAGCCATCAACATCAATACCATCATCACCATCTCCCTCTGCTTTTACTCTCCCAACCTCCTTAGCGTTCACCCGCAGCTGAGATTTCTTCTTACCACGTTCATCCTTACCATCTTTCATGATATCTTCAAAACCACCATCATCAAAATTATCCTCTTCAGATTTCATATCTTTCATCGCCACTTTCAGTGTCTTGGTCCTGGAACCCTTTTTCAACATTTTCACCACACTatctccatttttcttcttcgAATTCTCACCATCTTCCTCCTTGTCCTCATGACTCATTGCCCTCCGATCATTTTTCATCTTTGTTCGCAGCTCAAGTTGACCACACCTTTGACCACCTTTACGCCTGCTACCCTTCCCTTCTTCATCAACAATCTGGTCATTCCTCTCtactttcctcttttttttcccccatttATCCCCGCCACTACTTTCAGCAGTAATTAGCTCTCTACTCCTctcctcctcttcctcctcAGTATCTTCTTCGCTGCTCTGAACTTCCTTCTTCTTACCCAACTCGAGCTCCCTATGCCCCTTATCAATTTTTTCCACCTTATATTTCTGCCCCTCCTCCTCATCACTCATATCACTCGAATCACTGTCCTTTACACCATCCTGAAATTCTCCACTCCTTCTACCAATTTTAATCACATTACGCCTTCCTACCTCTTCATCATCACTCCGATAACTTCTCACAGCTTTCTTCTCATTTTCCAACTTAACTCCACCACTTTCTGTAGCACTACTTATTTCTTTGAACCAGTACTCTTCATCATCGCTActctcttcatttctttcaatcTCCTTGGCATGCTTCCTCCTTAACTCACTTTTACCACCCCTTTTAGAACTTTGAACCACATTATCCCTAGCACTCCCTTTAGCACCTTTTGCAACATCACCTCTTTCCTCATCACTCTCCTCCAACCAACCAACTTGCTTCTTTTTAATCagagaatcaattttatcaccCACCTTATCACCTCTTTCCTCATCACTCTCCTCCAACCAGCCAACTTGCTTCTTTTTCATCagagaatcaattttatcaccCACCTTAGATCTCttaacagcatttcccctgTGGCTCTCGCATTTTCCCCCCTTCTCATCACTCCTTCTACCAGTAATTTTCACAACATTCATCCTCTCATCCTCCTCTGTCTCTTCGCTatcttcctcctcctccgccTCCACTCTCATCCTCTTACTCCTCGGCTTTTTCTTTGGCAACACCTCTTCTGTCGAATTAGACTCGCCGCCCCCACCTTTGCTCCTCTTATCTTTGCTACCACCGCTAGAAAGCCCTAACTTCTTCGACTTATTTGCAACAAAACCACCAGCCTTACCACTACCACTAGCCTTAGATTTCTCCGAACGCCTTTTCTCAGACCTAGAATTTCTCGACGGAGCAGAAGatttccttttcaaattttttccgACGATTTGGAGGTAATGCTTTTCGCAGTAGGGTTTTCCATGGATCCTCCAGCTATGGCACCGCCACGTCTTACCGTCAGACCTTCTACAGCGCAGCTCATCCGGCGCCTCCCTAAAATCGGCGGCCTCTTCTTCCGAGGGCGAGTCCGCCATTCTCCGCCGTTGTCCACCCGTTGACACGTGTTCAAGTCAGTATTTTTAGAGGGAAAAGGAAGCTTAAGAAGAGAGAGATATTTTTTGTGTCGTGCAAATTTGCATGTATATGAAATATTTTACTGGAGGAATGATTCGGAAATTTTCACTGCGGATGTTTAATATTTATAGCAGGGAGAGTGTGAGGGTAATTTTGTCAATTAATATTGGCCCATGGTTTTTGTTGCTCAAACTTTGTGGGCACCAGATGTCCAGTTGGCAACACTTGGCTGCAAATTGGACCCAAACAATTTCCAGCCCTGGTGTTTTTTACTACGAACCATTTAAGCACCATTTGGGCTATGAGATTTGTATCCTAAATtggaaccaattttgtgaatatgTTCACATATTCCTATTTGACGTTTCAACACTTTTTATTATCTTAAATCGGTTTAGAATGCATTGAATGTAGTAACAATGTTTAGAATAATTTGTATTGTTTTTCCTAATATGTTTTGCTTAAAGAATAATTTGACATACCTGTTTAGTTTAAGGATTTATATTGTTTAAATGTTGGATTAATGTTTTATAATACACTATTAATGTAAAGATTTTTTACCTGACAAGCATGGATATATAATACATTGATAAAAAgtgaattcaaaatttgaacAGTGTTGGTGTAGCATTCATTTAAGCCTACTTGTGTACACAAAAATTTTACATTGATAatgtataaaaattaatatcttAAACGTTTTGCCCAAATATTTGTTTTACATGTGCTATTTAGAAAAATCCTGGCGTAAAATGTATCTATACGAATTGtttggtatttatttgttttccttatgtGCAATAGGAACTCATTAAAATTAGTTTAGAGGTTAAGTATTTAAAGTCATTAAATGCATTTTGCACTTTAAGAGTTTTGACCAGTTTTATTTGTAAAAGAATTtagtccttttttttcttttcgaaTGCACTAGATTTCTGGTTCAAACgtttgtgtttggataggagattatttggaataattactgtggcacttttttgtgatttgatgtatgtgagataaaaagataatcgaaaaaataaaaaaacgtGTTAGAAATTATATttatgatgtaagcaaataatttTTTGCCATTATTtggctatccaaacacactacgTCTAGTACTGTTAACACACTATAGGGGAAGCCCATGCTAAGTGCAGGAGATTTAACCTATGTGATAAAATATCTattcaaataaatttattaaaaaaaatagttgaaTTAGAATTGCATCGTAATTGGTTTAATTGAATCAGTTGAAGTGCATGGAATTATAAGTAAATTGGCCAAATCAACAAACTATAaaggaaaatgaatttataAGTGTAAACAAAAAGAGAGATTGTAGTAGATAATCGCACCATACCACAACAATAATAGCAAAAACATCATTACCATTGTTAATATACCATTATAACAAAATCATAGCCATATCAAATCAACAATTAACATGTATCAACTATAATGTCAGATTTATGTCCCACCTTAGTCATGAAATTGCAATCAATAGATAATCTTTCATCGCAGTTTAACCTCCTGCTGCCACAAACATTAGATTTTGGAAATATAGTTAGAAAATGTGAGAAGGTTCCTATGGATATTCATATGCATGTATCATATATTCCATAACGAAATTTTCATATTCAATCAGTGGCTAGTGAGAAGGTATTGCAGTAGAAAATTCACAATTTTTACTGTATCAGATAAACATTCAAAATtccagaaagaaagaaagtaaaTGATCATACCTATCCAAACATCGACAACAAAAGATTGAACACAAACACTTGAAGCAACATTTTTCAGTATTAAAAGTCTTCATTATTATCAAGTTGAAAAGCACTATAATCATGTTCATTATTAAAGTGCATCCTGAACCAATTATCTTTAGTATTAAGACCCTCTATTATTTCAAGTGGTCTAAACACCACTTTAAAACTTGATAATCATATGGAATATAAGCCAATCGCAAGTGGGAGGACACGATAGTCAAACCCAACTCAACTATACATTATAATGTTGCAGATTTGACACAATCActtgcatttgatttttttccCTACCTAAATTATCCCCAAAGATggcatataaattttttttccaacaatcaTCTACAAActgctttatatatatatatacatgataTCCTCATAAATGCTAATAATTACTTTTAAAAAATGAGCTTCGTTAATATTAATTCTGGATATAAAATTGACAAGTCTTGAGcagttttatttgtaaattaatttagttctttttcttttcttccaaaagcATGAGACTTCTAGTTCAAATATAGTATTATAATCCTATTTATAATTAACAGATATCCTCACAAATGTTAATAAttactttctaaaatttagctCCAATTACGACATAATTGTAATAAATGTAAATGATTGTCTTATCttttgaaagttttagtactttacTTACCTTCTAAAATTGAGCTCCGACATAATTGTAATAAATGTAATTGATTGTCTTATCTTTTGAAAGATTTAGTACTTTACTTGCCTTCCAAAacgaaaaaaatgaaaagctaCTTTCGCCTACAATGGTTTATGATTCTtgtagttttattattttttttaacggATTTTTCCTAACGGACATTTATTATTACACATAGATTTCACCAAATCTATTATACATATCTACCTTGTATATAAGAAAAGAGCAAAGTTTACTGCTTTCCTTTCCTCTTGCCAAGTGACTTCTTTATTGTTGGACAAGTGGCAAGGCCAAATATTTCTTGCAAGTTATCTGAAGCCTTCTCTTTGCAACTTGTCCGAAGCATTCTCTTTCTTTTGGCATTGgaccatttcttttctttctatttgtggtttccttttcttttgccatGTGGCAAAGTCACATATTTCTCATTGGAGCGTTCCTTTTCTCATTAGACCATGTCTGGGACAAAACAGCACTTGACCCCATTTATGAAGCGGAAAAGCAAAAAACCGACTCCACTGAACAAAAACCCATTTATCaagttccttttcttttaaacCGTTTCTTTCTCATTGGACAGTCAAATATTTCTCATTGAACCCCTGTTCTTTCTTTTGCCGTTGAAggcttttctttatttctctGTACCAGACGGCTGTTCTTAGCACAAATTCGGCGCGCCTATTCTGAGCACATCCAACCAAAAAAATTGGGATTTTTACATGATTTGGGAGATGGATTTTGTCAGTTCCTTCTTTCATGGTGCAGAGATTACGGGTCACTCACATGAGTTTGTACTTCAAAGAGGAAAATTAAGAGCAGGTGAACTGCTCTTGCTTACCCTTGCTTTGTTTTCCTCTTTCTCTAATAtcaaattagggataatttcagaaacctcccctgaggtttctgacatttacactcacctcccctgtggtttgaacaattacactgacctcccctgaggttactaatcctttacaaattcagtccaaatgattaaaatattattttagagagtgaaattagaattttgtacctgatttgtcaTTTatgctacatgtccaatgaatgacaaagtattacaaattaattaataattaataattaataaacttaAGGAGCGTAGTTTATAAGCAAATACGTATtacttatttaaagtaccagctctttacggatattttactttcaaacatttactttattacaaatatttattctcaaatacagatttgtatttactctcaaatatttaatttttgttaaataaaaaaCCTACCAGCTTTTCTtccgtagaaatattaatataacacttttttaattttagttataaatatttatgtatttagcataaattaaatgattcaggataaaatactcataaagagctaatactttactcatgtaatggatgaaaatcataaaaaattaatactttatgggccatttctttttttaaaaaatatttaatttatatcaaatagataacctactgattttcttttaaatcagtAAACTACACTCCTTCCTTTAAAGagtatagtttataggcaaatacacataacctatttaaagtaccgactatttacagatattttactttcaaatatttaatttatgataaatatattaacgtttgtaattaaaaattaaaaagtgttacagtaatattctcgcaaaaagaaaatcagtaggttatctatttgatataaattaaatatttttaaaaaaagaaatggcctataaagtattaattttttatgattttcatccattacatgagtaaagtattagctctttatgagtattttatcctgaatcatttaatttatgttaaatacataaatatttataactaaaattgaaaaagtgttatattaatatttctatggaagaaaaactggtaggttttgtatttaacaaaaattaaatatttgagagtaaatacaaatctgtatttgagaataaatatttgtaataaaataaatgtttgaaagtaaaatactcgtaaagagttggtactttaaataagtaATACGTATTTACctataaactacactccttaaagtttattaattattaattaatttgtaatactttgtcattcattggacatgtagcacagaggacaaatcaggtacaaaattctaattttactctctaaaataatattttaatcatttggactaaatttgtaaatgattagtaacctcaggggaggtcagtgtaattgttcaaaccataggggaggttagtgtaaatgtcagaaacctcaggggaggtttttaAAATTATCCCATCAAATTAACCCATTTCTATATTGATTTCATGTTGCAAGAATTGCTCACGTGATAATTGTACTTCAAAGGCAGGAAACTACTTGAAAAGGTTCCGTTTGGTGATGACGTTTTCGGTGGAAGTCAGCGAACTGCTCCACCAACTCTGCCGGCTGCAGACCCACTCCAAACTGCTTCTTTGAAGCGATGGACTTGAGATGACCACTCAGTCCCGTTCATTCTTTAGCCTCTCTCTCATACATTGTGCATTCCCGAAGATTTGGTCAATGATATATCTGAAGAGATCCCCATCAAATTCAACTTTCCTGTTCTCTTCTCTTCTTCCATCTCCCTTTTGTTACGGGAGAATAGATGGTGAAAAAATCAGTTGAGTCATAGTGTTCTTGTGCTATAAACATTCTTTGATCTGatcaaatttaatcaattttgctTGCTTAGGTTTTTGTCCGAGAATAGAACTCCTCTTATTCTCcctaatttttttccctcatgTGTTGGAATCATGTACTCACGGGGTTTGTTTTCCCCCTCGGTTTTATTAtccatttttttcccttgtgCATATTTCTTCCTTATTTTAACCCTTCTTGCCATAACcgttttgttcctttttttccGCAGGAAATCTTTGTCGCCCTTTAAGGAGAGGAATGGGTTTTACTTTTTCTCTCAGTtttatttcctctttttctccCCTTATGCATAATTATTTCCTTACTTTCTTGCCATAACTgttctgttttttccttttttcaacaataaaacTTCGTTGCGCTTTAAGAagggaaataaaaaatttattaatgTTTTGTCTCCTTGTCTTATTGCCTAGCTTGATCTGATTCATGCATCTTGAAGAGCAAACGTTCAGgaggagaaaaggaaagaatagTTTGATGCTGTTGGCTTCAggtatttcttcatttttttctggtatttttggtattttttcttTGGCCGAGATTGCCACAAGAAGAATAAGAAATGTTGCTTGAATGCTCAAAATAAATAGATACTATAAGGAAAGCAAGAGAGGCagaaagaggagagaaaatagAAGACCTGAGCACGAGCGAAAATGAAAGCGAGGTAATTATTGAAATCAGGAAACTGAGAATAGTGCTGGAGTTGCGGCCAAATCTTAGACTTATATGAAGTCAGAGAAATTTGCTGCTCCAGCCCAACTGATTTGCCCAATTAGAGATGCCTCAAATTTCTTATTCAGAACCCAAGCTGTAAATCTTGAATTTTTCTTGTACCTTCGATTTAAATAGCCTCAGTCCCAAAAAAGATTGGGGCCTTTACTCTAAATTACCTGTAAATTTGCTATCTTGGGCATTTATGACTTATTTAATGTCACCTCAGCTTAATACCACCTATCTTTGCTAATTGGTATCCTCTGTTTTACTGTCATAAACTTCCCAACGAGCCCTGCAATGGAGTAAAAATTGTAGCATTCCAAGTAAGCATTTTCTTCTGGGAGATAGATCTTGAAGATTAGCTTCAAGATATAAAGATGGGTTATTTAGTAGTGTACTACGTGGGATTGTGTATATTGTTGTCTTTGTTTAGTTATAGACGGTTCCTTTTTTTATTACAAATTGTTGATGTCATCAAATTGGGTGTGGAAAACTAGAAAGTTTTGCTTCGGTTGGATGGTTTGATGCAGTAGTTATGGGAAATAGGACGATTGAAATTTTAAAGTGTGAATTTTCACTTTATTGATGGAGCAAGTTGAATTAgatatttctaaattttagtTGATAATGCGAAAGTTTATGTTAAGCCGGCGGTGGAACCAAATCTAATGAGTTAGGATGTTGGAGTACTTGGTTTAAACTATTTAATCTTTTATTTGCCTAATTATTGTTATGCTGTGCAATGGTTTTTTATTATTCAGATAAATTTCTAAATCTTTTATCTGCCTAAATATTTTAACATTGTGGaatgattttttgttatttgataAATTTCTCCACTGGGCAAGGTTAAGAACCTAGATACTTTCGATTTGGAAATTGGGCAGTTAATAGTTTCCATGTGGTGCTTTGCAGACATCATGATTGTTATCTTCGATTGGTAATCCAAAAGTCGCTGCTTAGGCAttctgaattttatttttgtgtaTTTAATTTTCTCTTCGCTTTTTTCTCCCCTTTTTACTAATCtaaattttacatgttttttgGGTGATTGCAGGTGGAGAAAGTTGGGCTTTTTCCTCTTCAATAGTGCTGCAACACTCCAAGATATGGTATATTTTATGTCATTCACTATTAAAAAggtttactcttttttttttaatttttaatcaaGTTTCGGTTGTGATTTTCCTGGTTATTCATTATTTGAATGCTCTTTCACAAGCTTCATTTTCCATTCACTAAGGAGAAAGTCTGTTTTCTTTATTTGCTTTGCATCTCTATTCCATTAAATGATGGATCTATTTTTGATAGTTTTGTGCGTACTTAGGTCCCAGGCTTTCAGCCACAAATGACGAAAAGCATTGTAAGTCATCAAGGATTTTCATTATTTTAGATTATTTTTTTAAGTGCCTTTTCCTCGTGTCTTTGCATAAATCTtgcctttcattttcttttgctagAGTATGAGTTTTTCATTAAAATTTTGCCAATTTGTTCTGAGGGATTGGCCTGTGTATTTAATAGGATGATATTTTGAGACTATACTGTAAATTATAGCAGAATTAGTGCTCCCTATAATTGTTATTACTTTAGTTGAGCGTCACCTTGTTATTGCATGAAAATCTTGCAATTTAGACTTTACCTTTAACCAAAATGgcttttcttcccttctttCTTGCCATTCAAGAGGCTTTTTATTGTTAATGGAGCCTTTTGTTCCATTCTTCAAACCTTTTGGCTGGTTTTCATGGTACAGCTTAATTGTACCGGACAAAGTAAATCTCATGATAAAATGTCTTATTTATATATTCCATGAATTTGAACTGTACAAGCTAACCCATTGCTTTCAGCCCCATGGCAATTTTCACTAAATTACAAGGTACTAGAATAAATTGTTTTTATGTTTGTAGGCAGTAAACGTTTAGACCAAGCTTAACAAGTCTCGAATATTAGAATTTAACCACATGCTAGAATTAGTAATTAAATTGTCATATTGCTTAGCAACTTTAAATTAGGTATTTGTTAACTTCAAAATGGATCAAATTGCTACAAAGCTGTggtttcttccttttgtttcattttgtGATTATTGACTAAAAATCTCTTATGGTTCTGCATCTATTTTGTTCTTTGTTTTTGC
This sequence is a window from Coffea eugenioides isolate CCC68of chromosome 7, Ceug_1.0, whole genome shotgun sequence. Protein-coding genes within it:
- the LOC113778643 gene encoding uncharacterized protein LOC113778643 isoform X4, translating into MADSPSEEEAADFREAPDELRCRRSDGKTWRCHSWRIHGKPYCEKHYLQIVGKNLKRKSSAPSRNSRSEKRRSEKSKASGSGKAGGFVANKSKKLGLSSGGSKDKRSKGGGGESNSTEEVLPKKKPRSKRMRVEAEEEEDSEETEEDERMNVVKITGRRSDEKGGKCESHRGNAVKRSKVGDKIDSLMKKKQVGWLEESDEERGDKVGDKIDSLIKKKQVGWLEESDEERGDVAKGAKGSARDNVVQSSKRGGKSELRRKHAKEIERNEESSDDEEYWFKEISSATESGGVKLENEKKAVRSYRSDDEEVGRRNVIKIGRRSGEFQDGVKDSDSSDMSDEEEGQKYKVEKIDKGHRELELGKKKEVQSSEEDTEEEEEERSRELITAESSGGDKWGKKKRKVERNDQIVDEEGKGSRRKGGQRCGQLELRTKMKNDRRAMSHEDKEEDGENSKKKNGDSVVKMLKKGSRTKTLKVAMKDMKSEEDNFDDGGFEDIMKDGKDERGKKKSQLRVNAKEVGRVKAEGDGDDGIDVDGSKENWLQGKSNKVEKGEVAGCDNEGDNVDGSEEMDDACLIKFAKKDFMPATLLKRGQKKSREKKGGLSNMFKDEKEERSSDKDKIGDENVKSVFKAIKKVKKTLKTDSTEERRRRKGPKMEKVGGIEEEDDDRTESDDGAHLIRERSSREKKNCHKPKVDLRRKHFSTDDPEDDCQMCHQCMYSNKRVVRCRKERQLNGYNRRYCCLCIKRWYPQLSEEAIAEACPYCRGNCNCKACLRRDEIQNQTVYSGTPQNEAEVIHHFKYLVRMVAPILKQFDHDQMVEKETEAKIRGILSSEIGVERIRCFADERLYCDCCGTSIVDFHRSCPKCSYDLCLTCCREIREGCLQGGSKEVVIEYADPGKGYLHGELQVPPKQESFSGSCSESVPGMESTLPDWKAKETGEIPCPPKERGGCGYEQLQLRCIYAEQDVLDFRKKVENLIESHRLGNCSETSKQCTCFEYSDDSDIGDKQLKKAASRKNSGDNYLYCPSATDLQQGDLEHFQKHWIRGEPVIVGNVLELTSGLSWEPMVMWRAVREILVKKGSSDLLVTAIDCLDWCEVDINIHQFFKGYTDGRADGKHWPEMLKLKDWPSSSYFGERLPRHCVEFISALPFKEYTHPNSGILNLAAKVPTTVLKPDMGPKTYIAYGFAEDLGRGDSVTKLHCDMSDAVNILMHTAEVAVEPEQLAKIKELKQKHDAQDQKELFGTSDPSDKEAVEKVPATMEPSGSALTAEGVEVVPPLQLKHCKMVF
- the LOC113778643 gene encoding lysine-specific demethylase JMJ25-like isoform X1, with amino-acid sequence MADSPSEEEAADFREAPDELRCRRSDGKTWRCHSWRIHGKPYCEKHYLQIVGKNLKRKSSAPSRNSRSEKRRSEKSKASGSGKAGGFVANKSKKLGLSSGGSKDKRSKGGGGESNSTEEVLPKKKPRSKRMRVEAEEEEDSEETEEDERMNVVKITGRRSDEKGGKCESHRGNAVKRSKVGDKIDSLMKKKQVGWLEESDEERGDKVGDKIDSLIKKKQVGWLEESDEERGDVAKGAKGSARDNVVQSSKRGGKSELRRKHAKEIERNEESSDDEEYWFKEISSATESGGVKLENEKKAVRSYRSDDEEVGRRNVIKIGRRSGEFQDGVKDSDSSDMSDEEEGQKYKVEKIDKGHRELELGKKKEVQSSEEDTEEEEEERSRELITAESSGGDKWGKKKRKVERNDQIVDEEGKGSRRKGGQRCGQLELRTKMKNDRRAMSHEDKEEDGENSKKKNGDSVVKMLKKGSRTKTLKVAMKDMKSEEDNFDDGGFEDIMKDGKDERGKKKSQLRVNAKEVGRVKAEGDGDDGIDVDGSKENWLQGKSNKVEKGEVAGCDNEGDNVDGSEEMDDACLIKFAKKDFMPATLLKRGQKKSREKKGGLSNMFKDEKEERSSDKDKIGDENVKSVFKAIKKVKKTLKTDSTEERRRRKGPKMEKVGGIEEEDDDRTESDDGAHLIRERSSREKKNCHKPKVDLRRKHFSTDDPEDDCQMCHQCMYSNKRVVRCRKERQLNGYNRRYCCLCIKRWYPQLSEEAIAEACPYCRGNCNCKACLRRDEIQNQTVYSGTPQNEAEVIHHFKYLVRMVAPILKQFDHDQMVEKETEAKIRGILSSEIGVERIRCFADERLYCDCCGTSIVDFHRSCPKCSYDLCLTCCREIREGCLQGGSKEVVIEYADPGKGYLHGELQVPPKQESFSGSCSESVPGMESTLPDWKAKETGEIPCPPKERGGCGYEQLQLRCIYAEQDVLDFRKKVENLIESHRLGNCSETSKQCTCFEYSDDSDIGDKQLKKAASRKNSGDNYLYCPSATDLQQGDLEHFQKHWIRGEPVIVGNVLELTSGLSWEPMVMWRAVREILVKKGSSDLLVTAIDCLDWCEVDINIHQFFKGYTDGRADGKHWPEMLKLKDWPSSSYFGERLPRHCVEFISALPFKEYTHPNSGILNLAAKVPTTVLKPDMGPKTYIAYGFAEDLGRGDSVTKLHCDMSDAVNILMHTAEVAVEPEQLAKIKELKQKHDAQDQKELFGTSDPSDKEAVEKVPATMEPSGSALTAEVSHASPKISDSLNLQSGSIDHLPTNAGKGSGGGASIAAETLQDGILTKPVTEFGLPSENSHIGGLLGTQKSVPGRRNDEASQSSDEQNSKLRSSLTENASELHIRSTDLNKENSSVGTKNKLNGFFEVEGGAIWDIFRRQDVPKLEEYLRKHHREFRHIYCRPVEKIVHPIHDQAFYLTEYHKKKLKEEFGVEPWTFVQKLGDAVFVPAGCPHQVRNLKSCIKVALDFVSPENISECIRLSEEFRTLPQKHQAKEDKLEVKKMALHALDNAISLFEQTKSRYLEVIKPEVT